The DNA sequence TTCCGCAGGCAATGGTTGACCCGCCAACCGCTCGGCCAACCAGCCGAGGGCGTCGCTGCCGCCAAGCAGGGCCAGCAGAATATGTTCGGTGCTCCGGTCGCGCCGGTAAGTGACATGAGTGCCACCCGCGATGTAGTTCTGCGCCAGCTGATCGGAGCCCTCGATCGGAAGTAGCTGGTCATGGATGGCGTGGTACAGGTAGACCGGCGCGCTGGGCATGCGGTGCCCCAGTTCCATTTCTTCGGTGACTCGGGCGATTTCGGGCGCTTTCATCAATTCTTCGATGGGCCGATCGACGAACGTGTCGAAGTTCTTGAATGGCCACCGCAAGACCGATTCCGCGAGACTTACCTCAGCCGCCTTGGCGATGATCTGACGACCGCGCGGGGTCAGGTGTCCACCGAGGAATTCGAGTGTGCTCGGGTGCGCCCGCGTCATCGCGGCCAGCACCGGTGGGATGAGTCCGGAGGCGAATCTGCCGCTGTGCTTCCGCACGAGCGCGCCTGGCCGGGCCGCGGGAGCGCCAAGCAGCGCTCCGACGACATTGAGTTCCGGTGCGTAGACGGGCGCCATCTCGGCCGCCCAGGTGCTCCCCGTTCCGCCTCCGGAGTACCCCCAGAATCCGACAGGGGCGTTGGCCGGGAGGCGAGGCATGCCATGCGCGCCGCCGGCGTTCAAGGTTGCGCGCACCCCGTCCAGGACGTGATACCCCGGCTGCCTGGCCACCATCCATAGTCCATGCGGCCCTTCGTGATCGCTTACCGAGACCACCCAACCTCGGGCGAGTGCGGCCACCA is a window from the Mycobacteroides salmoniphilum genome containing:
- a CDS encoding lipase family protein — encoded protein: MTAKPAPAIEPITLPVEEWPPLNGKPRPSPEDPFYLPPSGWENTLPGSVLRRRRIRIALFGIVPLRLQAWHLLYRTTDLHGAPETTVTTVLVPRDACETSPVLAYQCAIDAVSPRAFPSYGLLPRTFGLNQAQNELMLMVAALARGWVVSVSDHEGPHGLWMVARQPGYHVLDGVRATLNAGGAHGMPRLPANAPVGFWGYSGGGTGSTWAAEMAPVYAPELNVVGALLGAPAARPGALVRKHSGRFASGLIPPVLAAMTRAHPSTLEFLGGHLTPRGRQIIAKAAEVSLAESVLRWPFKNFDTFVDRPIEELMKAPEIARVTEEMELGHRMPSAPVYLYHAIHDQLLPIEGSDQLAQNYIAGGTHVTYRRDRSTEHILLALLGGSDALGWLAERLAGQPLPAESDVQTVLSTSLNRRAVRSQLQWQRGILKLFLGRL